The following are from one region of the Polaribacter marinaquae genome:
- a CDS encoding AraC family transcriptional regulator has protein sequence MPIENIPEIYIQDKKESPDLFVYDFKMTNDVVKSKVNLSMNMFSFLQVGKKQVHFADTSVAVNKDQSLLLKKGNWLWTELLDKEAIYYCKLLFFSEEKLLEFLKKHTKNTLLNKDEIAYFVIENDTYISSYLNSLSTLSNAPSSFSENLLSIKFEEIMLYLLNKYGENFEIYLQSLISKEVSPFKKTVESNVYSNLKLGEIAFLCNMSLSTFKRHFTSEYNEAPGKWLQDKRLQKAMELLQEGSLKPSDIYLDIGYNNLSNFSTAFKNKFGKSPKDI, from the coding sequence ATGCCAATAGAAAACATACCAGAAATCTACATCCAGGACAAAAAAGAAAGTCCTGATTTGTTCGTTTATGATTTTAAAATGACCAATGACGTTGTTAAAAGTAAGGTGAATTTAAGCATGAATATGTTTAGCTTTTTACAAGTTGGTAAAAAACAGGTGCATTTTGCAGACACTTCCGTAGCAGTAAATAAAGACCAATCCTTATTGCTAAAAAAAGGGAACTGGTTATGGACAGAATTACTGGATAAAGAAGCGATCTATTATTGTAAACTGTTATTTTTTTCGGAAGAGAAACTACTGGAGTTTTTAAAAAAGCACACTAAAAACACACTGCTGAATAAAGATGAGATAGCATATTTTGTGATAGAAAATGATACCTATATCTCTTCTTACTTAAATTCATTATCCACTTTAAGCAATGCGCCTTCATCATTTTCAGAAAATTTACTTTCAATAAAGTTTGAGGAAATTATGCTTTATCTATTAAATAAATATGGAGAAAATTTTGAAATTTATTTACAGTCTTTAATTTCTAAAGAGGTTTCTCCTTTTAAAAAGACAGTGGAAAGTAATGTGTATTCCAATTTAAAGCTGGGAGAAATAGCCTTTTTATGTAATATGAGCTTATCCACCTTCAAGCGCCATTTTACATCTGAATACAATGAAGCACCCGGAAAATGGCTTCAAGATAAACGCCTTCAAAAAGCAATGGAGTTATTGCAAGAAGGATCTTTAAAACCCTCTGATATCTATTTAGATATAGGTTATAATAACCTCTCCAACTTCAGCACAGCCTTCAAAAATAAGTTCGGAAAAAGCCCAAAGGATATTTAA
- a CDS encoding DUF6943 family protein — translation MSTFELKTHRSGRAYSKPHFFILNKGLNSGKPLSNPCPNCFVVKTATEKEKNTLFHLSMMLQIGGFYAYYLKGSVIPFISIDDCRKTLKSSLKSNSNAGDLIQKHIKAVEVISKKEKELQNVIDKMAVLKVAYIRNCFNLMQTKEV, via the coding sequence ATGTCAACTTTTGAACTGAAAACACACCGAAGCGGAAGAGCTTACTCGAAACCTCATTTTTTTATACTAAATAAAGGTCTAAACAGCGGAAAACCGCTTTCAAATCCTTGTCCTAACTGTTTTGTAGTGAAAACTGCAACCGAAAAAGAAAAAAACACGCTGTTTCATTTATCTATGATGCTACAAATAGGCGGTTTTTACGCTTATTATTTAAAAGGTAGTGTTATTCCGTTTATTTCAATAGATGATTGCAGAAAAACGCTTAAAAGCAGTTTAAAATCAAATAGTAATGCAGGCGATTTAATACAGAAACATATTAAAGCGGTTGAGGTTATTAGTAAAAAAGAAAAAGAGTTACAAAATGTCATTGATAAAATGGCAGTTTTAAAGGTTGCATATATCCGAAATTGTTTCAATCTAATGCAAACGAAAGAAGTCTAA
- a CDS encoding aldehyde dehydrogenase family protein, whose protein sequence is MANVKKPVFKERYGNFIGGKFVAPVKGQYFDNVSPVDGKVFTQAARSTQEDVDLALDAAHEAFPSWSTSSATERSNMLLKIAQVMEDNFEYLATLETIDNGKPIRESRAADIPYCIDHFRYFAGVIRADEGSVSEHDKDTVSIVLHEPIGVVGEIIPWNFPMLMLAWKIAPALAAGCTAVVKPAEQTPTSVMALMELIGDILPAGVLNIVTGFGAEAGQALATSKRIAKLSFTGSTETGRKVLHNAAENIIPVTMELGGKSPNIFFPSVAEQDDEFFDKAIEGALMFALNQGEICTSPSRILVHEDIADLFIERMQARLKDVKTGDPLDPETMIGSQVSKAQYEKILGYINIGKEEGATVLAGGDAGNYEGALSEGYYIQPTVLKGDNNMRVFQEEIFGPVVALTTFSSTEEAIAIANDTPYGLGAGVWSRDAHELFQVPRSIQAGRVWVNQYHTYPAHAPFGGVKESGFGRENHKMALDHYRVVKNMLISYDKKPMGFF, encoded by the coding sequence ATGGCAAATGTAAAAAAACCTGTATTCAAAGAAAGATACGGGAACTTTATTGGAGGAAAATTCGTGGCACCTGTAAAGGGTCAGTATTTTGACAACGTATCTCCTGTAGATGGAAAAGTATTTACCCAAGCAGCACGTTCAACCCAAGAAGATGTAGATCTTGCTTTAGATGCAGCACACGAAGCATTCCCGTCTTGGAGCACATCTTCAGCAACCGAGCGTAGCAATATGCTTTTAAAAATTGCACAAGTAATGGAAGACAACTTCGAGTACTTGGCAACTTTGGAAACAATCGATAATGGGAAACCAATTCGTGAGTCTCGTGCAGCTGATATTCCTTATTGTATTGATCACTTTCGTTATTTCGCAGGTGTTATCCGTGCAGACGAAGGAAGTGTTTCAGAACACGACAAAGACACGGTAAGTATTGTATTGCACGAACCTATAGGTGTTGTTGGAGAAATTATTCCTTGGAACTTCCCAATGTTAATGCTAGCATGGAAAATTGCTCCAGCTTTAGCTGCAGGTTGTACAGCGGTTGTTAAGCCGGCAGAACAAACTCCTACCAGTGTTATGGCGTTAATGGAACTTATAGGCGACATTTTACCTGCAGGTGTATTAAACATCGTAACTGGTTTCGGCGCAGAAGCTGGACAAGCTTTAGCAACATCTAAACGTATTGCAAAACTTTCATTTACTGGCTCTACCGAAACAGGACGTAAAGTATTGCACAATGCTGCAGAAAACATTATTCCAGTAACTATGGAATTAGGTGGAAAATCTCCAAACATTTTCTTCCCATCTGTTGCAGAACAAGATGATGAGTTTTTCGACAAGGCTATTGAAGGCGCGTTAATGTTCGCACTTAACCAAGGAGAAATCTGTACATCACCATCACGTATTCTTGTCCATGAAGATATTGCAGACCTTTTTATCGAAAGAATGCAAGCACGTTTAAAAGATGTTAAAACTGGGGACCCATTAGATCCTGAAACGATGATTGGTTCTCAAGTATCTAAAGCACAATACGAGAAGATTTTAGGATATATCAATATTGGTAAAGAAGAAGGTGCAACGGTATTAGCTGGTGGTGACGCTGGTAATTACGAAGGCGCACTTTCTGAAGGATACTACATCCAGCCTACCGTTTTAAAGGGTGATAACAATATGCGTGTATTCCAAGAAGAAATTTTTGGCCCAGTTGTAGCCTTAACTACATTCAGTTCTACCGAGGAAGCTATTGCTATTGCTAACGATACGCCTTACGGATTAGGTGCAGGTGTTTGGTCTCGTGATGCACACGAATTATTCCAAGTTCCTAGATCTATTCAAGCAGGTAGAGTTTGGGTAAACCAATACCATACCTATCCTGCTCACGCTCCATTTGGTGGTGTTAAGGAATCAGGATTTGGTCGTGAAAACCATAAAATGGCATTAGATCATTACCGTGTTGTAAAAAACATGTTGATATCTTACGACAAGAAACCAATGGGATTCTTTTAA
- a CDS encoding YqhA family protein, with protein MKKTFYLFRYISWIAIIGSLLGSLLLFVVGALKTINAFRVVLFDYIPKDKAHLHTADIATTYLIKSLDTFLIALVLFIFAHGVYTLFISNKKFDDGNGVLKWIRTPNIGHLKNVLAEVIVIILFVKFLEVVFVNIDNLKWELIILPASIVLLALGLKFLSLNKEGTEK; from the coding sequence ATGAAAAAAACATTCTATCTATTCCGATATATCAGCTGGATAGCAATTATAGGCTCTCTACTTGGTTCGCTTCTACTTTTTGTCGTTGGAGCCTTAAAAACCATCAACGCTTTTAGAGTTGTGCTATTCGATTACATTCCAAAAGACAAAGCCCATTTACATACTGCAGATATAGCAACAACTTATCTTATTAAATCTTTAGACACTTTCTTGATTGCTTTGGTGCTTTTCATTTTTGCCCATGGAGTATATACTTTATTCATATCTAACAAAAAATTTGATGATGGAAATGGTGTTTTAAAATGGATTAGAACCCCAAACATCGGACATTTAAAAAATGTACTTGCCGAAGTCATTGTGATTATTCTATTTGTAAAATTTCTTGAAGTAGTATTTGTGAATATTGACAACCTTAAATGGGAATTAATAATACTCCCTGCTTCAATTGTGCTTTTGGCTCTAGGTTTAAAATTTTTAAGCCTAAATAAAGAAGGAACAGAAAAATAA
- a CDS encoding DUF6266 family protein, whose translation MGKISQGILGGLSGKVGNVIGGSWKGIDYIRIKPSSVANPRTEGQVNQRNKFTVTLEYLQPNKEFLKVGYKSFATKKTEFNAAMSYVLNNAVGGTAPNFTVDYSNALLSRGSLSGALNATTDLATAGQVSFAWDDNSLEGNANTTDKAMVLVYNPSKKESMYILDGAIRTAGSQTVTLPGTYAGDTVELFIAFVSADGTQVSNSLYLGSGTAA comes from the coding sequence ATGGGGAAAATATCCCAAGGAATTTTAGGAGGGTTATCAGGAAAAGTAGGTAACGTAATTGGTGGTAGTTGGAAAGGTATTGACTACATCAGAATTAAGCCATCAAGTGTGGCGAATCCTCGAACAGAGGGGCAAGTCAATCAGCGTAATAAATTTACTGTTACATTGGAGTATTTACAACCGAACAAAGAGTTCTTGAAAGTCGGTTACAAGTCATTTGCGACAAAGAAAACAGAATTTAATGCTGCAATGTCTTATGTGTTGAATAATGCAGTAGGAGGTACTGCGCCAAACTTTACGGTAGATTATTCTAACGCTCTATTAAGTAGAGGTTCATTATCTGGAGCATTAAATGCAACTACAGATTTAGCAACAGCAGGACAAGTTTCTTTTGCTTGGGATGATAACTCATTAGAGGGTAATGCAAATACAACTGATAAAGCAATGGTTTTAGTTTACAATCCAAGTAAAAAAGAATCAATGTATATTTTAGATGGGGCAATTAGAACTGCAGGTTCTCAAACAGTAACACTACCAGGAACTTATGCAGGCGATACAGTAGAGCTGTTTATTGCGTTTGTTTCCGCTGATGGTACACAAGTATCAAACAGTTTGTATTTAGGCTCTGGTACGGCAGCTTAA
- a CDS encoding glycoside hydrolase family 53 protein, which yields MNKTLQILIALMIFTSCNKEDINTPIPESENLTFISAVDISSYPEISNSNPTFYDLEGKQNDFLTILKDNGINTVRLRLWVNPSNEHSGFNEVKQFSNTLRTYGFKIWLTIHYSDTWADPAHQETPTQWQGISFAQLKDSVYNYTEKIMNELKPNYIQIGNEINSGLLHPSGHISNNYQKFKELMNMGITAVRANSTETEIILHFAGIEGSDWFFNQVNTLDYDIIGLSYYPIWHGKSLNNLKTKMQNLSETHNKKIIIAETAYPFTLEWNDWTNNIVGLDEQLILPEYPATIEGQRKFINQIKTLTKELENGIGLCYWGAELIAWKENQSTDASPWENQALFNFDNKALPVLREFKSE from the coding sequence ATGAATAAAACATTACAAATATTAATAGCTCTTATGATTTTTACTTCTTGTAACAAAGAGGATATAAATACACCAATTCCAGAGAGTGAAAATTTGACATTTATTTCTGCTGTTGATATTTCAAGCTATCCTGAAATATCAAATTCAAATCCTACGTTTTATGATTTGGAAGGAAAGCAAAATGATTTCTTAACTATACTTAAAGATAATGGAATAAATACTGTTAGATTAAGACTTTGGGTAAATCCGAGTAATGAACACTCTGGATTTAATGAAGTAAAACAGTTTTCCAACACCTTAAGAACTTATGGTTTTAAAATTTGGCTAACTATTCATTATTCTGATACTTGGGCTGACCCTGCTCATCAAGAAACTCCAACACAATGGCAAGGAATAAGTTTTGCCCAATTGAAAGACAGTGTATATAATTATACTGAAAAAATTATGAATGAATTAAAACCAAATTATATTCAAATTGGAAATGAAATCAATTCTGGATTGCTTCACCCATCTGGTCATATTTCAAATAATTATCAAAAATTTAAAGAATTAATGAATATGGGGATTACGGCAGTAAGAGCAAATTCAACTGAAACTGAGATAATTTTACATTTTGCAGGTATTGAAGGTTCTGATTGGTTTTTTAATCAAGTAAATACATTAGATTATGATATTATAGGCTTATCATATTATCCAATTTGGCACGGAAAATCTTTAAATAACCTCAAAACTAAAATGCAAAATTTAAGTGAAACCCATAATAAAAAAATAATTATTGCAGAAACAGCCTACCCTTTTACACTTGAATGGAATGACTGGACAAATAACATTGTAGGTTTAGACGAACAACTGATTTTACCTGAATATCCAGCAACAATTGAAGGACAGAGAAAATTCATCAATCAAATTAAGACATTAACCAAAGAATTAGAAAATGGAATAGGATTATGTTATTGGGGAGCCGAATTAATTGCTTGGAAAGAAAATCAATCTACAGATGCTTCCCCTTGGGAAAATCAAGCATTATTTAACTTTGATAATAAAGCTTTACCTGTTTTGAGAGAATTTAAAAGTGAATAA
- a CDS encoding TCR/Tet family MFS transporter, producing MKSNHKSTLIFVLIVVVIDTAGFGLIFPVLPQLLINLLHSDISTAAKYGGWLSFAYAIMQFVFAPVLGNLSDQYGRRPVLLSSLFGFSIDCIFLAFAPSILWLFVGRTIAGITGASYSVASACVADISTDDNRTKNFGLINAGFGLGFIIGPIIGGTLGQFGTHTPFIVAAILSFINFIFGYYFFPESLKANNRRKFDRKRANPFGSLKHLQKFPLIKTLVLSMIFVSIANHSMESVWAFFTIEKFKWSTSLVGYSLAFIGILSIIVQLWLVSILAKKLGDKRMAVLGFVLMMTGFFLFAFTPWQWLLFTALLLFIVGGIQGTAVQSIMSSAMPDNEQGELQGALGSLMGLTTLIAPPLMTSSFSYFTGKQSEIYFPGIPFLIASILTLISLILFLKSFKKSNRLIKSVDK from the coding sequence ATGAAATCAAATCATAAATCAACACTCATATTTGTATTAATAGTTGTCGTAATTGACACCGCAGGTTTTGGACTAATTTTTCCAGTTCTACCACAACTACTAATTAATCTACTTCATTCAGACATCAGCACAGCCGCCAAATACGGAGGCTGGCTCTCATTTGCTTATGCAATTATGCAATTTGTTTTTGCACCAGTTTTAGGGAATTTAAGCGACCAATATGGCAGGCGACCAGTACTTTTAAGCTCATTGTTTGGGTTTAGCATCGACTGCATTTTTCTTGCTTTTGCACCAAGTATTTTGTGGCTTTTTGTTGGGCGGACAATTGCAGGTATAACAGGAGCAAGCTATTCCGTTGCATCTGCTTGTGTTGCCGACATTAGCACAGACGATAATAGAACTAAAAATTTCGGACTTATAAACGCAGGCTTTGGTTTGGGGTTTATAATTGGACCCATAATTGGCGGAACATTGGGACAATTCGGAACTCATACACCCTTTATTGTTGCTGCTATTTTAAGTTTTATCAATTTTATTTTCGGCTATTACTTTTTCCCGGAATCGTTAAAAGCAAATAACCGCAGGAAATTTGACAGGAAAAGAGCTAATCCATTTGGTTCCCTCAAACACTTACAGAAATTCCCATTGATAAAAACTTTAGTGCTATCAATGATTTTTGTTTCCATCGCTAATCACAGTATGGAAAGTGTTTGGGCATTTTTCACCATTGAAAAATTTAAGTGGAGCACCTCTCTTGTTGGCTACTCATTAGCATTTATAGGCATTCTATCAATTATCGTTCAGTTATGGTTAGTCAGTATTTTGGCAAAAAAATTGGGCGACAAACGAATGGCAGTATTAGGATTTGTACTTATGATGACGGGCTTTTTTCTGTTTGCTTTTACACCGTGGCAATGGTTGCTCTTTACCGCTTTATTACTTTTCATAGTTGGTGGAATTCAAGGCACAGCCGTTCAAAGTATTATGTCTTCTGCAATGCCCGACAACGAACAAGGTGAACTTCAAGGTGCTTTAGGCAGTTTAATGGGCTTGACAACTCTGATTGCACCACCGTTAATGACAAGCAGTTTTTCTTACTTTACGGGAAAACAATCCGAGATTTATTTTCCAGGAATTCCTTTTTTAATTGCTTCAATATTGACATTAATTAGTTTAATTTTGTTTCTTAAAAGTTTTAAAAAATCAAATAGACTGATAAAATCGGTGGACAAGTAA